A stretch of the Agelaius phoeniceus isolate bAgePho1 chromosome 1, bAgePho1.hap1, whole genome shotgun sequence genome encodes the following:
- the LOC129126121 gene encoding uncharacterized protein LOC129126121 gives MERGCREPEESGNVAEKSENLVEESENLVEESWSLVEMSGNLIKEIWDVTEENRSPAEGNRSPAEENRSPAEENRSPAEENRSPAEGNRSPAEENRSPAKESGNQAEESGNLMEESRSPAVPENCSTSPVPLEATAVLADLSQPTPSPSRPLSVHCQEAVGQNCSPPAAGDAEVGIPMEVPQEEVAAEKPSMPKTPSKGLEEDKGQEEEAVKDSGNTGQDLVANIPEEPGKEVTPDIHKMTEQADPSPGEPEKDSCVGRPMAWQRNSAREFYSCPICRKTFLLKINLLIHQRGHTNWVPYVCVHCDRKFMSKKKIRRHLRAWAANGTCQPSELEVCPSQVPFPAPHPQTWAANGTYQASKPEECPSRTPCQTSQPQTWAPNGACQPLDAKACPSQGTPFPTSQPQEWAPNGACQPLDAKACPSQGTPFPTSQPQEWAPNGACQPLDAKACPSQGTPFPTSQPQTWAPNGTCQPLDAKACPSQGTPCPTSQPQTWAPNGTCQPLDAKACPSQGTPCPTSQAQGWAPNGTCQPLDAKACPSQGTPCPTSQAQEWAPNGTCQPLDANPCPSQGTPCPTSQPQAWAPNGTCQPLDAKACPSQGTPCPTSQAQGWAPNGTCQPLDAKACPSQGPCPASQCPTSQPQTWAPNGTCQASKPEECPSQTLCPSSQPQAPSRDCGTVWQEPGPARCSLPPGKVMYTCTECRETFSNQVFLTVHQRRHSGHHLILCPCCNRSFTWVSDFVRQHWMHMGVRPHQCGICQKTFKRFSHLKAHQRIHRRQERPFTCANPGPVVAAPAAGDGVGSQAVTPQGWGTAVGP, from the exons AtggagaggggctgcagggagccagaGGAAAGTGGGAATGTGGCAGAGAAAAGCGAGAACCTGGTGGAGGAAAGCGAGAACCTGGTGGAGGAAAGCTGGAGCCTAGTGGAGATGAGTGGGAACCTGATAAAGGAAATCTGGGATGTGACAGAGGAAAACAGGAGCCCAGCAGAAGGAAACAGGAGCCCAGCAGAGGAAAACAGGAGCCCAGCAGAGGAAAACAGGAGCCCAGCAGAGGAAAACAGGAGCCCAGCAGAAGGAAACAGGAGCCCAGCAGAGGAAAACAGGAGCCCTGCAAAGGAAAGTGGGAACCAAGCAGAGGAGAGTGGGAACCTGATGGAGGAAAGCAGGAGCCCAGCGGTCCCAGAGAACTGCAGCACAT CACCCGTCCCTCTGGAAGCCACCGCTGTCCTGGCGGATCTCAGCCAGCCGACCCCGTCCCCTTCCCGCCCGCTCTCCGTGCACTGTCAGGAAGCCGTGGGTCAGAACTGTTCTCCCCCTGCAGCAG gAGATGCTGAAGTGGGGATCCCAATGGAGGTGCCACAGGAGGAGGTTGCTGCAGAGAAGCCATCAATGCCCAAAACACCCTCTAAGGGTCTGGAAGAGGACAAGGGTCAGGAAGAGGAGGCTGTGAAAGATTCAGGGAATACTGGTCAAGATCTGGTGGCCAACATTCCTGAAGAACCAGGAAAGGAGGTGACCCCAGATATCCACAAAATGACAGAACAGGCAGAtcccagcccaggggagccGGAGAAGGACTCCTGCGTGGGCCGGCCCATGGCCTGGCAGCGAAATTCCGCCCGGGAATTTTACTCCTGCCCCATCTGCAGGAAAACCTTCCTGCTGAAGATCAACCTCCTGATCCACCAGCGTGGCCACACCAACTGGGTGCCCTATGTCTGCGTCCACTGCGACCGCAAGTTCATGTCCAAGAAGAAAATCAGGCGGCACCTCCGCGCCTGGGCAGCCAACGGGACGTGCCAGCCCTCGGAGCTGGAGGTGTGTCCCAGCCAGGTGCCATTCCCAGCACCCCATCCCCAAACCTGGGCAGCTAATGGGACGTACCAGGCCTCAAAGCCAGAGGAGTGTCCCAGTAGGACACCATGCCAAacatcccagccccaaacctgGGCACCCAATGGTGCCTGCCAGCCCTTGGATGCAAAGGCGTGTCCCAGCCAAGGGACACCATTCCCAACATCCCAGCCCCAAGAGTGGGCACCCAATGGTGCCTGCCAGCCCTTGGATGCAAAGGCGTGTCCCAGCCAAGGGACACCATTCCCAACATCCCAGCCCCAAGAGTGGGCACCCAATGGCGCCTGCCAGCCCTTGGATGCAAAGGCGTGTCCCAGCCAAGGGACACCATTCCCAacatcccagccccaaacctgGGCACCCAATGGCACCTGCCAGCCCTTGGATGCAAAGGCGTGTCCCAGCCAAGGGACACCATGCCCAacatcccagccccaaacctgGGCACCCAATGGCACCTGCCAGCCCTTGGATGCAAAGGCGTGTCCCAGCCAAGGGACACCATGCCCAACATCCCAGGCCCAAGGCTGGGCACCCAATGGCACCTGCCAGCCCTTGGATGCAAAGGCGTGTCCCAGCCAAGGGACACCATGCCCAACATCCCAGGCCCAAGAGTGGGCACCCAATGGCACCTGCCAGCCCTTGGATGCAAATCCATGTCCCAGCCAAGGGACACCATGCCCAACATCCCAGCCTCAAGCATGGGCACCCAATGGCACCTGCCAGCCCTTGGATGCAAAGGCATGTCCCAGCCAAGGGACACCATGCCCAACATCCCAGGCCCAAGGCTGGGCACCCAATGGCACCTGCCAGCCCTTGGATGCAAAAGCGTGTCCCAGCCAGGGGCCATGCCCGGCATCCCAGTGCCCAacatcccagccccaaacctgGGCACCCAATGGGACCTGCCAGGCCTCGAAGCCGGAGGAGTGTCCCAGCCAGACCCTGTGCCCGTCCTCCCAGCCACAAGCCCCGAGCAGGGACTGTGGCACGGTGTGGCAGGAGCCCGGCCCTGCCAGGTGCTCGCTGCCACCTGGAAAAGTGATGTACACATGCACCGAGTGCCGGGAAACCTTCTCCAACCAGGTCTTCCTGACGGTGCACCAGCGCCGGCACTCCGGCCACCACCTCatcctgtgtccctgctgcaaCCGCAGCTTCACCTGGGTCTCGGACTTTGTCCGGCAGCACTGGATGCACATGGGCGTCCGGCCCCACCAGTGTGGCATCTGCCAGAAGACCTTCAAGAGGTTCTCCCACCTCAAGgcgcaccagaggatccacaggCGGCAGGAGCGGCCGTTCACCTGCGCCAACCCGGGGCCCGTCGTGGCGGCACCCGCGGCAGGAGACGGGGTGGGAAGCCAGGCTGTGaccccccagggatggggcactgCTGTGGGACCTTGA
- the LOC129126042 gene encoding uncharacterized protein LOC129126042 isoform X2 encodes MAQWGRAQEPEWAPEAWQGAGPDPGAGPGGAAPAGLSLRAVAVAERRLERSVEAAERRLERLERRVAGLERTVRAGGARLAALLRDNSRRLRRIQRQLRRCRCGGNRAGTGTGTARERTQVPAAGEGEEAALPEQELGSSVGSRELRGIARKGNYEAMVPLGPEDAGSKPALLPPAEDREDPGSPRLLEKGAVPGQLGDSEMIVIKTEEQQPQEDGAELLALPMVPAVRLDEEVPLSQEQPVSWESHGVAGPKAAGEGLGEFCLGEFKPVVVPVEAHPAPGLPFPAEHALGAGTEQPFALAQGMPLGEDPAAEVASPQPGWEQQSAQDDPRALPPGWKSVRLTRNLLARQQSRERKSNGSFICTSCGKSLAHHAALLRHQRLHTGERPFQCPACGKSFNEKSNLNKHYRIHTGERPYRCPACGKGFVQKHHLQKHQRIHGPQLRSAWPGRPARGGGAAGERLYRCIECAESFPQKASLEEHQRRHTQQRPFQCHGCTKSFRHRQSLNHHQKVHAVAASPAGSLPGHEPELEPCEALSQDNR; translated from the exons ATGGCCCAGTGGGGCCGCGCGCAG GAGCCCGAGTGGGCGCCCGAGGCCTGGCAGGGCGCGGGCCCCGATCCCGGCGCGggccccggcggggcggccccggcggggctGTCGCTGCGGGCGGTGGCGGTGGCGGAGCGGCGGCTGGAGCGGAGCGTGGAGGCGGCGGAGCGGCGGCTGGAGCGGCTGGAGCGGCGCGTGGCGGGGCTGGAGCGCACGGTGCGGGCCGGCGGGGCCCGGCTGGCCGCGCTCCTCAGGGACAactcccgccgcctccgccgcaTCCAGCGCCagctccgccgctgccgctgcGGGGGAAACCgcgccggcaccggcaccggcaccgcccgGGAGCGGACACAG GTGCCAGCGGCGGGCGAGGGTGAGGAGGCCGCTCTGccggagcaggagctggggagcagcGTGGGCAGCCGGGAGCTCCGTGGGATCGCCAGGAAGGGGAACTACGAGGCCATGGTCCCTCTCG ggcCTGAGGATGCTGGTTCCAAacctgcactgctgccaccagctgaGGACAGGGAGGATCCAGGgagccccaggctgctggagaAGGGAGCGGTGCCAGGACAGCTTGGTGACA GTGAGATGATCGTGATCAAGACGGAAGAGCAGCAGCCGCAGGAGGACGGAGCCGAGCTCCTGGCACTGCCGATGGTGCCCGCGGTCAGGCTGGACGAGGAGGTTCccctcagccaggagcagccgGTGTCCTGGGAGAGCCACGGCGTGGCCGGGCCCAAGGCGGCCGGGGAGGGCCTGGGGGAATTCTGCCTGGGGGAATTCAAGCCGGTGGTGGTGCCGGTGGAGGCCCAccctgccccggggctgccctTCCCCGCGGAGCACGCCCTGGGCGCGGGCACGGAGCAGCCGTTCGCGCTGGCCCAGGGAATGCCGCTGGGAGAAGACCCCGCGGCCGAGGTGGCGTCGCCGCAGcccggctgggagcagcagagtgCCCAGGACGACccccgggcgctgccgccgGGCTGGAAGAGCGTCCGGCTGACGCGGAACCTCCTGGCTCGGCAGCAGAGCCGGGAGAGGAAGAGCAACGGCTCCTTCATCTGCACGTCCTGCGGGAAGAGCCTGGCGCACCACGCCGCGCTGCTGCGGCACCAGCGCCTGCACACGGGCGAGCGGCCCTTCCAGTGCCCGGCCTGCGGCAAGAGCTTCAACGAGAAGTCCAACCTCAACAAGCACTACCGGATCCACACCGGCGAGCGGCCGTACCGCTGCCCCGCCTGCGGCAAGGGCTTCGTGCAGAAGCACCACCTGCAGaagcaccagcgcatccacggCCCGCAGCTCCGCAGCGCTTGGCCGGGCCGGccggcgcggggcggcggcgccgccgggGAGCGGCTCTACCGCTGCATCGAGTGCGCCGAGAGCTTCCCCCAGAAAGCGTCGCTGGAGGAGCACCAGCGGCGGCACACCCAGCAGCGCCCCTTCCAGTGCCACGGCTGCACCAAGAGCTTCCGGCACCGGCAGTCGCTGAACCACCACCAGAAGGTGCACGCCGTGGCCGCCTCTCCGGCCGGCAGCTTGCCGGGACACGAGCCGGAGCTGGAGCCCTGCGAGGCTCTGAGCCAGGACAATCGGtag
- the LOC129126042 gene encoding uncharacterized protein LOC129126042 isoform X1 yields the protein MAQWGRAQQEPEWAPEAWQGAGPDPGAGPGGAAPAGLSLRAVAVAERRLERSVEAAERRLERLERRVAGLERTVRAGGARLAALLRDNSRRLRRIQRQLRRCRCGGNRAGTGTGTARERTQVPAAGEGEEAALPEQELGSSVGSRELRGIARKGNYEAMVPLGPEDAGSKPALLPPAEDREDPGSPRLLEKGAVPGQLGDSEMIVIKTEEQQPQEDGAELLALPMVPAVRLDEEVPLSQEQPVSWESHGVAGPKAAGEGLGEFCLGEFKPVVVPVEAHPAPGLPFPAEHALGAGTEQPFALAQGMPLGEDPAAEVASPQPGWEQQSAQDDPRALPPGWKSVRLTRNLLARQQSRERKSNGSFICTSCGKSLAHHAALLRHQRLHTGERPFQCPACGKSFNEKSNLNKHYRIHTGERPYRCPACGKGFVQKHHLQKHQRIHGPQLRSAWPGRPARGGGAAGERLYRCIECAESFPQKASLEEHQRRHTQQRPFQCHGCTKSFRHRQSLNHHQKVHAVAASPAGSLPGHEPELEPCEALSQDNR from the exons ATGGCCCAGTGGGGCCGCGCGCAG CAGGAGCCCGAGTGGGCGCCCGAGGCCTGGCAGGGCGCGGGCCCCGATCCCGGCGCGggccccggcggggcggccccggcggggctGTCGCTGCGGGCGGTGGCGGTGGCGGAGCGGCGGCTGGAGCGGAGCGTGGAGGCGGCGGAGCGGCGGCTGGAGCGGCTGGAGCGGCGCGTGGCGGGGCTGGAGCGCACGGTGCGGGCCGGCGGGGCCCGGCTGGCCGCGCTCCTCAGGGACAactcccgccgcctccgccgcaTCCAGCGCCagctccgccgctgccgctgcGGGGGAAACCgcgccggcaccggcaccggcaccgcccgGGAGCGGACACAG GTGCCAGCGGCGGGCGAGGGTGAGGAGGCCGCTCTGccggagcaggagctggggagcagcGTGGGCAGCCGGGAGCTCCGTGGGATCGCCAGGAAGGGGAACTACGAGGCCATGGTCCCTCTCG ggcCTGAGGATGCTGGTTCCAAacctgcactgctgccaccagctgaGGACAGGGAGGATCCAGGgagccccaggctgctggagaAGGGAGCGGTGCCAGGACAGCTTGGTGACA GTGAGATGATCGTGATCAAGACGGAAGAGCAGCAGCCGCAGGAGGACGGAGCCGAGCTCCTGGCACTGCCGATGGTGCCCGCGGTCAGGCTGGACGAGGAGGTTCccctcagccaggagcagccgGTGTCCTGGGAGAGCCACGGCGTGGCCGGGCCCAAGGCGGCCGGGGAGGGCCTGGGGGAATTCTGCCTGGGGGAATTCAAGCCGGTGGTGGTGCCGGTGGAGGCCCAccctgccccggggctgccctTCCCCGCGGAGCACGCCCTGGGCGCGGGCACGGAGCAGCCGTTCGCGCTGGCCCAGGGAATGCCGCTGGGAGAAGACCCCGCGGCCGAGGTGGCGTCGCCGCAGcccggctgggagcagcagagtgCCCAGGACGACccccgggcgctgccgccgGGCTGGAAGAGCGTCCGGCTGACGCGGAACCTCCTGGCTCGGCAGCAGAGCCGGGAGAGGAAGAGCAACGGCTCCTTCATCTGCACGTCCTGCGGGAAGAGCCTGGCGCACCACGCCGCGCTGCTGCGGCACCAGCGCCTGCACACGGGCGAGCGGCCCTTCCAGTGCCCGGCCTGCGGCAAGAGCTTCAACGAGAAGTCCAACCTCAACAAGCACTACCGGATCCACACCGGCGAGCGGCCGTACCGCTGCCCCGCCTGCGGCAAGGGCTTCGTGCAGAAGCACCACCTGCAGaagcaccagcgcatccacggCCCGCAGCTCCGCAGCGCTTGGCCGGGCCGGccggcgcggggcggcggcgccgccgggGAGCGGCTCTACCGCTGCATCGAGTGCGCCGAGAGCTTCCCCCAGAAAGCGTCGCTGGAGGAGCACCAGCGGCGGCACACCCAGCAGCGCCCCTTCCAGTGCCACGGCTGCACCAAGAGCTTCCGGCACCGGCAGTCGCTGAACCACCACCAGAAGGTGCACGCCGTGGCCGCCTCTCCGGCCGGCAGCTTGCCGGGACACGAGCCGGAGCTGGAGCCCTGCGAGGCTCTGAGCCAGGACAATCGGtag